The segment AAGGATTGAAAAATGTTTTCGTCACTAACGGCTACATGACCCCGGAGATGTTGGAAGCCCTTCACCCCAATCTCCAGGCCGCCAATGTGGATTTGAAAGCCTTCCGCCAGGATTTTTATAAGACCCAATGCGGCGCCAAGCTGGCCCCGGTTTTAGAAAACTTGAAAATCATGAAAAGGCTTGGAGTCTGGGTGGAAATAACCACCTTAATCATTCCAACGCTGAATGATTCCAAGGAAGAGTTAAGGGAACTGTCCCGCTTCATTGCCGATGAATTGGGCCGGGAAACGCCCTGGCACATCAGCCGATTTCATCCCACTTATCGATTGACCGACCTGCCTGTGACGCCGGTCAAAACCTTGCAGCAGGCCCGGGAAATCGGCCAGGAGCAGGGATTGCGTTATGTCTATACCGGGAATGTTCCGGGGGATCAAGGGGAAAAAACCTTCTGTTATCAGTGCGGCCATTTGCTATTGGATCGTTTTGGATTTTCTATTTTGAAAAATAATTTGGATAAAGGGAAGTGTCCCCATTGTCAAACCCCGATGGACGGGGTCGGTTTATAAAAAAATTTTAAAAAAATTATTCTAAATGTTTTTTTTTCTTGACATACTATATATTGTAGAATACAATTTTTACAAATACTATATGTATGAAAGGAGGAACTATCATGGCAGCAACCAAAAAAGCAAAGGCTCCGGAGAAGAAAACGGCTGTGAAAGCCGCGCCCAAGAAAGCCGCGGCCGCTAAAACAGCAAAGAGCCCAAGCAAAAAGGCAACAGCTAAAAAGGCTCCGGCCAAGAAAGCCGCTGCCCCCAAGGCCCCGGCTAAAAAAGCCCCTGCTAAAAAAGCCCCGGCCAAAAAGAAATAACCTTCTGGTTGTTGTTCGCTAAGGTAGTTAAGAGTTTTTAACCTCTTCAAGGGAAGGAGGGGATTTCTTCCAAGGAGGAAATCCCGAAGTGCCTTCCTTTTTTTATTTTATAACGAAGGGGACTTTTCTATTCGACAGGGAAAGGCCCTCAAATTCGGGGTTCCCAAAACCGGATCGAAAGGTTCGGCGGCCGTTAAGATATTCAAATTCGATCGATCCCAGTCAAAGAGGGTTTCTATTTTTTTTTCAGGAAACCACCAGCCATAATCCAGAAAGACCACTCGAGGATCAATATCTTCCGTTAGATGGACTTGTTGCTCTATCTTCCCCTTGACGGTTATTATGAAAGCCCAGTCGTCTTCAGTAAGACCTAAGATTTTGGCCGCTTGAGGATGGATCTCGATTCGGGGTTGAGGGTACTTGCTCCGCAACGAGGCAATCTGCCGATAAGCGGAATGAAAAAAATAAGGGTTCTTACGACTGGTGGCCCAAAAAGGATACTCCAAAGAGACTTCGGTAAGTTTAGAGAGGGTCGGCAGAGGATCGAAGCCCCAGTTTTTTAATGGCTCCGAATAGAGTTCGACTTTTTTTGAAGGGGTTTTAAACCCCTGGTCTTCATATTTTTTATATCTCCCTTTCCCTTTGAGCACCCCAACTTCCTTGAATTGATCATAGGTCAAACCCGAGGGCTTCAAAACCTCATCCAAAATCTGGGGCGTCTCTTCCCAGAAATGTTCGCCGTGTCCCAATGCCTTTCCCAACTCATTCAGAATTTTAATGTCAGGCCAGCATTCCCCCGGAGGGTCCACTATTTTTGGACGGGATGCGATCCAACCCTGGGCCAGACCATAATGGCCGATGTCATCAAATTCAAAACCGGTGGCCGCCGGCAGGATGATATCGGCCAGGGCCGCCGTGGGGGTCATGAAGATTTCAGAAACCACCAGGAGATCCAGACGCATCAAAGCCTCATAGGTTTGGCGGGCATCGCTGTTGGTGATCAGGGGATTGGTTACCTGGGCGACCATGGCCTTGACAGGGTAAGGGTTACCGGTCAGGATGGCCCGGATCACCATCGGAGGAGGTACGACCATAAAATTCGGAGCCAGGTTGAAGGCCCGGCTCAACATCTTCCGGGCCTTTCCCGGTAACAGATCGGCTTTGACAAAAT is part of the Deltaproteobacteria bacterium genome and harbors:
- a CDS encoding radical SAM protein, coding for GLKNVFVTNGYMTPEMLEALHPNLQAANVDLKAFRQDFYKTQCGAKLAPVLENLKIMKRLGVWVEITTLIIPTLNDSKEELRELSRFIADELGRETPWHISRFHPTYRLTDLPVTPVKTLQQAREIGQEQGLRYVYTGNVPGDQGEKTFCYQCGHLLLDRFGFSILKNNLDKGKCPHCQTPMDGVGL
- a CDS encoding molybdopterin-dependent oxidoreductase, giving the protein MNNENPTARLLKTHCSRMDHGGCGLLVEVREGRIIKIKGDQESPISSGYICSKALASAERTVHPDRLTTPLLRQGPRGEGHFKPLSWDEALKIIATRLNRIRQDHGPQAVVFAQGAPKGLEHFVLIRLANVFGSPNVCGPQHVCHMPREIAGMMTLGFFPVPDYEAPTSLILNWGSNLLKTNEEGVISLNLLKSIKRGADLIVVDPRRTHLASIAQTHHQIKPGSDLALALGLMHIIIQEGLYDPEFVDQWTVGFRELQEQVKGFTPERVADLTWLTPEEIRQTAWTYATSRPALIQWGNALEHTVNSFQTCRALLCLMALTGNLDIPGGNIMPAMPPVARLADFVKADLLPGKARKMLSRAFNLAPNFMVVPPPMVIRAILTGNPYPVKAMVAQVTNPLITNSDARQTYEALMRLDLLVVSEIFMTPTAALADIILPAATGFEFDDIGHYGLAQGWIASRPKIVDPPGECWPDIKILNELGKALGHGEHFWEETPQILDEVLKPSGLTYDQFKEVGVLKGKGRYKKYEDQGFKTPSKKVELYSEPLKNWGFDPLPTLSKLTEVSLEYPFWATSRKNPYFFHSAYRQIASLRSKYPQPRIEIHPQAAKILGLTEDDWAFIITVKGKIEQQVHLTEDIDPRVVFLDYGWWFPEKKIETLFDWDRSNLNILTAAEPFDPVLGTPNLRAFPCRIEKSPSL